CCGCACAGCAGCCGGCGCCCGAGCAGCCCGCGCCCGCCGAGGCGGCCGGCACGATGATGCTGCAGGCCCAGCCGGCACCCGCCCCCGCGGGGGAAGCGGGCACGATGATGCTCCAGGCCCAGACCCCGGGTCAGCCGCCGCAGCCGGCACCGGCCGACCGGCCCGCGCCCGGAACGCCTCCGCAGCCACCGGCCCCGGCCCCGGCCCGCGAGGCCGGCACGATGATGCTGCAGGCCCAGCCGATGCCCGAGCCGCAGCCGCTGGCGGCGCACGGTCCGGGCAAGGACGCCGGCACGATGATGCTCCAGGCCCAGCCGCCGGTGCCGGCCCCGGCGCCGGCCCCGCAGCCGTCCGCCCAGGCCCCCGCCGCGCCGTACGCCGGGCCCGCCCCGGGCGCCGGCTACGTCTCGCCCATCCCGGCGGCCCCGACCCACCTCGGCCACGCGCTGGCCTCCGAGTGGACGAAGATCCGCTCGGTGCGCTCGACGATCTGGACGCTGGGCGTGATGGCCGTCCTGGTCCTCGGCATCGGCGCACTGGTGGCCACGGCCGTGTCGACGAACGAGAGCATCGGCGGCACGTCCCCGCTCTTCTTCGGGTTCTTCGGGATGCTGCTGGGCGTCCTGTGCGTGCTGCCGCTCGGCGTGCTGGTGATCTCCTCCGAGTACGGCACCGGCATGATCCGCACCACCCTGACCGCCTGCCCGGCCCGGGGCCGGGTGCTCGCGGCGAAGGCGCTCGTCTTCTTCGGACTGACCTTCGTCGTCACCACCGTCGTCACCGGGCTCGTCGCGATCATGGACAACGCCCTGCTCGGTGACCTCAGCACGGTGCAGCTCACCGGCGCCGAGTGGCTCAAGTCGACCGTGGGGGTCAGCCTTTACGTCTCGTTCCTGGGGCTGCTGGCGCTGGCCGTCGGCTCGCTGATCCGGCACTCCGCGGGGGCGATCACGATCATGATCGGGCTCGTCCTGCTGCCCTTCGTGCTGTCGATGTTCATGCTCACCGACAGCCTGAGCGACCTGCGGAACTTCCTGCTCGGCTACTCGATCCCCAACCAGATGACGGTGATGTACGGCAGCAAGTTCCCGTTCGTGGACGGCGGTCCGTCCGGCTGGGAGCCGCTGTGGATCGTCATGGGCCTCGCCGCCCTGGCCCTCGGCGGCGCGTACGCGGCCATGCGGCAGCGCGACGTCTGACACTCAGTACCTGGGTGCGTTACGGGACCGCTGGAGCCGCGCGCTCCGGCGGTCCCGTGCGTTCCAGCACGCCTTGTGCCAGTGCCGGCGGTCGTCGACGTCGCCGTGCTGCGGCCAGGCGACGACGTGCGGGACACCGGGCGGGATCTCCTGGTCGCACCCCGGGCAGCGGTAGTGCTTGGCCGCGCCGCCGCCCCCGACCTGCCGTACCACCCAGTCCTCGCCGCGCCACTCCTCCGTGCGTTCCAGCCCGTAGCGCTCGCCGCCCGTGCGGTCGACGGGCTTGGCGCCGCCGGGCTGGCGGTTTCGACGCGGGGACACAGGACACCTCGGGATGCATGACGGGTCACGGGCTGTCACCAGCCTACGCGGCGCGCCCGGGGGCGGGCGCCGGCCCGGGGGATCCTGCGATCATCGGGAAATTTCGCGCCAGGCCGTGCCCTTGGCACGTGTCAGCCGTTGTTGCCTGTAAGGGGAGTCGCGTCGGCTGCGAGGAGGCAGAGAGCGATGCGCGTTGGGGCTTTCATCCTGGCCGCTCAATTCCCCGGTCAGGGACAGGGGGAGGCACTGCACCGCGCGGTGCGCTCCGCGGAGGTCGCGGAGGAAGCCGGGCTCGACGACGTCTGGCTGGCGGAACACCACTTCGTACCCTACGGCGTCTGCCCGAACGCGGCGACGCTCGCCGCGCTGCTGCTGGGGCGCACCCGCCGGATCGGTGTCGGGACGGCGGTGAGCGTGCTGCCGACCCAGCACCCGGTGGCGCTCGGTGAGCAGGCGGCGCTGCTGCATCTGACGTCCGACGGCCGCTTCACGCTCGGCGTCGGCCGCGGCGGTCCCTGGGTGGACCTGGAGGTCTTCGGCTCGGGCCTCGCCGCGTACGACCACGGCTTCCCCGAGTCGCTCGACCTGCTGCTGCGCTGGCTGCGCGAGCCCCGGGTCGGCGCGCGGGGCGAGCGGTACGCCTTCCGGGAGGTGGCGGTGGTGCCGCGTCCCGACCAGGCGCTGGGCGATCCGTACGACGCGTGCGGCGGGCCGCCGCCGGGCCCGCAGGTCATCGTCGCCTGCACGTCCCCCTCGTCGGTGCGGATGGCCGCCGCGCGCGGGCTG
The sequence above is a segment of the Streptomyces lydicus genome. Coding sequences within it:
- a CDS encoding LLM class flavin-dependent oxidoreductase yields the protein MRVGAFILAAQFPGQGQGEALHRAVRSAEVAEEAGLDDVWLAEHHFVPYGVCPNAATLAALLLGRTRRIGVGTAVSVLPTQHPVALGEQAALLHLTSDGRFTLGVGRGGPWVDLEVFGSGLAAYDHGFPESLDLLLRWLREPRVGARGERYAFREVAVVPRPDQALGDPYDACGGPPPGPQVIVACTSPSSVRMAAARGLPMLLGMHSGDEEKAEMVALWRKAAREAGRDGDEIAAAGHVSAGVVQIADARAAATETLAKAMPGWLRQGLGAHVTVDGRVRAMRDPVAYTELLCGLHPVGPPRLCADRLAATSERTGITRFALLVEGSGDLAATEENVRRLGTEVLPQLG
- a CDS encoding ABC transporter permease, producing the protein MTSPQQPQPDPAANGTEAQPQPSPAPGTPPQAPAAPPMPPAAPAVPQAPPAQAAPPAQPGQPAQQPAPEQPAPAEAAGTMMLQAQPAPAPAGEAGTMMLQAQTPGQPPQPAPADRPAPGTPPQPPAPAPAREAGTMMLQAQPMPEPQPLAAHGPGKDAGTMMLQAQPPVPAPAPAPQPSAQAPAAPYAGPAPGAGYVSPIPAAPTHLGHALASEWTKIRSVRSTIWTLGVMAVLVLGIGALVATAVSTNESIGGTSPLFFGFFGMLLGVLCVLPLGVLVISSEYGTGMIRTTLTACPARGRVLAAKALVFFGLTFVVTTVVTGLVAIMDNALLGDLSTVQLTGAEWLKSTVGVSLYVSFLGLLALAVGSLIRHSAGAITIMIGLVLLPFVLSMFMLTDSLSDLRNFLLGYSIPNQMTVMYGSKFPFVDGGPSGWEPLWIVMGLAALALGGAYAAMRQRDV
- a CDS encoding ATP/GTP-binding protein, with the protein product MSPRRNRQPGGAKPVDRTGGERYGLERTEEWRGEDWVVRQVGGGGAAKHYRCPGCDQEIPPGVPHVVAWPQHGDVDDRRHWHKACWNARDRRSARLQRSRNAPRY